One Arthrobacter sp. FW306-07-I genomic window carries:
- a CDS encoding NADPH-dependent F420 reductase, translating to MKIAVLGTGTVGRTLAAAFSALGHQVVLGTRDPVETAGRTSPDPMGGPPFKEWQAGHGDILLGTFADAAGDSELVVNATNGAASLAALGAAGAARLAGKVLVDVSNPLDFSQGMPPVLNPVNTESLAERIQQAFPLARVVKTLNTMNAGLMVDPRRLADGDHSVFVSGDDAEAKKVVTGLLESLGHRDIIDLGDITTARGAEMVLPLWLRLFGALGTPDFNFKVIRRV from the coding sequence ATGAAGATCGCAGTTCTTGGCACGGGCACAGTAGGGCGCACGCTGGCAGCCGCGTTCAGCGCGTTGGGGCACCAGGTGGTTTTGGGCACGCGGGATCCTGTCGAAACCGCCGGCCGGACCAGCCCGGATCCCATGGGCGGGCCGCCATTCAAGGAATGGCAGGCAGGGCACGGCGATATCCTGCTGGGCACCTTCGCGGACGCTGCGGGTGACAGTGAGCTGGTGGTCAATGCCACGAACGGCGCCGCATCCCTTGCGGCCCTGGGCGCGGCAGGCGCCGCACGGCTGGCGGGAAAAGTCCTGGTGGACGTGTCCAACCCGCTCGACTTCTCGCAGGGGATGCCGCCGGTGCTGAACCCGGTCAACACGGAAAGCCTGGCTGAGCGGATCCAACAGGCGTTTCCCCTGGCCAGGGTGGTGAAGACGCTCAACACCATGAATGCCGGACTGATGGTGGATCCGCGCCGGCTGGCGGATGGAGACCATTCAGTGTTCGTCTCCGGCGACGACGCCGAAGCCAAAAAGGTTGTCACCGGCCTGCTGGAATCGCTGGGCCACCGGGACATCATCGACCTGGGCGACATCACCACGGCCCGCGGCGCCGAGATGGTGCTGCCGCTCTGGCTGCGGTTGTTCGGCGCGCTGGGGACCCCTGATTTCAACTTCAAAGTCATCCGCCGGGTTTGA